Within Desulfurobacterium thermolithotrophum DSM 11699, the genomic segment TATGGAATGTCTTGATAATCCGTTTTTTGTCTTTGACAAAATAGTTGAAGAAAACGAAGCCGACATTGTAATAGTAGACTTTCATGCCGAAGCTACATCTGAAAAACAAGCCTTTGGATTTTACGTTGATGGTAGAGCTACAGCGGTTTTGGGAACTCACACTCACATACAGACTGCAGATCTTAGAATTCTTCCACAAGGAACTCTTTATATAACTGATGCTGGTATGTGCGGGGCTGTTGATGCAATTATTGGAATGGGAAAGGAAGAGGGAATCTATAGATTTATAAAACAGCTTCCTGTAAAGCTTAAAGTTCCTGAAAAACCTGAAAGGATCCAAGTTTCTGGAGTCATTTTTGAAGTTGACAAAAATGGAAAAATAGTAAACTTTGAAAGAATTTTTCAAATTTACAAGAGGAGTGAAGATGGCAGTTATACTCGATGGGAAGGCACTCTCTAAAAAAATTAGGAATCAGCTAAAAGAGGAAGTTGAGGAATTAAAGGAAAAAGCAGGAAGAGAACCTGCATTGGCTGTAGTCTTAGTTGGAAATGATCCTGCGAGTGAGATTTATGTCAGGAACAAGATAAAAGCTTGTGAAAACGTTGGTATTAGGTCTATTGATAGAAAGCTTCCTGCAAATATTACACAAGAAGAACTAAACAATGTTGTTAGAGAGCTTAATGAAGACAAAACAGTTGACGGAATAATCGTTCAGCTTCCACTTCCAGAGCACCTTTCATGTAGGGAAGTCATCAACTACATATCTCCAGAAAAGGACGTTGACGGTTTCCATCCAGTTAACGTCGGAAAAGCAGTTATCGGACTTTACGATGAGGGTTTAATGCCATGTACTCCTGCAGGAGTTATGAAGTTCTTTGAAGAATACAACATCTTGCTTGAAGGTAAAAACGCAGTAATGGTTGGACATAGCAACATTGTTGGTAAGCCTTTAGCTAACATGCTTTTAAATGCAAATGCAACTGTTTCGGTTTGTCATGTTTATACCAACGATCTTGCTTACTATACCCGTAACGCGGATATTTTGTGTGTTGCAACAGGAGTTCCGCATCTTATAAAAGAAGATATGGTAAAAGAAGGAGCTGTTGTCATAGATATTGGTATCAGCAGAGTAAACGGGAAGATAGTTGGTGATGTTGACTTTGAAAGAGTAAAAGAAAAGGCAGCAGCAATCACTCCTGTACCAGGTGGCGTAGGACCAATGACAATTACAATGCTTCTTTACAATACAGTAAAAGCTTTCAAGATGAGGATGGGTTATTGAAAGTAGTTTCTTATATAGATCAAGGGCTCTGCATAGGCTGTAAGATTTGTATTGAAGTTTGTCCAATGGGTGTTTTTGTAATGAGTGGTGAAAAAGCAGTTGTGATGAATCCAGAAAAATGCAATGGTTGTGAAATATGTGTTGAGAATTGTCCAGTTGATGCAATAACTTTAAAATGGACAGATTTATAGGAGAAAAGAAATGTTCTTCTTTTTAAAGTCTCTTTATCTCTATTGTGTAGCATTATGGGTGGGTAGTATGTTTTTCTTTACAGTTATTGGAGCTCCTGCTGCGTTTAAAATCTTTAAGAAAGAAGAAGCAGGAAAATACACAGGTTTTATTTTTCCTAAGTATTTTGTCTTAGGAAATTTATTTGGTTTATTGGCTCTTGTATCTTTCTACATTTTAGTAAAAGAATCAATGACTATTGTTGCCTGGTTAAATCTTCTTTTCTTGCTTGTTATGAATATGTCTAATTTCATTAATGGATTTTTTATCACTCCAAGAGCAAACTCTCTAAAAATGGAATACTACAGGACAAGAGATGAAAGTTACTATAATTCCTTTCTAAAGCTTCATGGTGTATCAATGGCTTTGAACGGTTTAAATTTACTCTTAGGGTTCATGATCATAGGAATTACTTCCCTTTACTTAACCTTTTAGAGGATATTAAGATGACTTTCAAACAATACTTTTATGTTTTAATGGTAGCTCTTATTGTCATTGGTGTTACGCTTTTTGCACTCTATAATTTTCAGGATGTCAGCGTAACAATACCCTTTGTTGGAATATTTCATACAAAAGTTTTTGTTGTTATCGTATTTTCCTTTGTTGCCGGTTTTTTGGCAGCAGGTTTTCTTTCTTTAATTTTGAAGATAGTTTCTATTCCGTCAAATATAAGGAGTAAGAGGAAAGAAAGTGAGGTTAGATCAGTTTCTCAAACTATCAAGAATAGTAAAGAGGAGAAGTCAGGCAAAGGAACTATGTGACTTAAAGGTTGTTAAAGTAAACGGTCAAGTAGCAAAACCTTCAAGAGAAGTAAAAGTAGGCGATACTATTGAAATAGATACGGTTTCAAGATATGTAAAGTTTACAGTTCGTGAAATTCCTTCTGGAAAGAATGTTTCCAAGAAAAAAGCCAGAGAGCTCATTGAGATTATAGAGGATAAGAAAAAAGATATAAGAGAAATAATAGATCTTCTCTGAGGTATAATCATGAAGACTTTCCTTGAAAGAGTTTTAGAAAATATTGAAGAGTTTCCAGAGAAAGAGCTTTTTGTAAAAAAAGAAAAAGGAAAGTATACTACTTTAAGTTATAAAGATTTTGAAAAACAGATTTCTACAATTCAAAAAGGATTAGAAAGTATTGGATTAGAAGATAGAGTCGCAATTTTTATGGAAAATAGGCCTGAATGGATAAGTGGCCTTTTTGCAGTTCTTTTTAAAGGTGGTATAGCTGTTCCTGTAGACTATCTTCTCTCAAGTGAAGAGCTCTTTAACATTTTTAAAGACTGCCAACCAAAAGTTGTCATTACTTCAAGTCAAAATATTGAAAAAGTAAAAGAAGCTATTAAAAACATAGGCTATCACATCAATATTCTAAATGTAGATGAACTAGAATTCCAAGAAAAAGAAGAAAAAATTCAATTCATAAAAAGAGACATTGAGAATGTCATATTTATTCTTTACACTTCAGGAACTACTGGTAATCCCAAGGGAGTAATGCTAACTGTTAAAAATCTAAATCACAATATTAAAGCAGTTGAAAAGTTGAATATCCTTAATGAAAAAGATAGATTTGTGGCGATTCTTCCATTTCACCATACTTATCCTCTTATGACAACTGCTCTTCTTCCAGCTACTCTTGGGCTAGTACTTGTCTTCATAGAAAAACTTACTCCCACAGATATTCTTTCAACTATAAACGAGCAGAATGTAACTATTTTGATAGGAGTGCCAAAACTTTATCAAGTAATTCATCACAATATAATGGTTGAAATTAAAAAACTTCCGAAGATAAAAAGACATGTTGTTTTAACAGCTTTAAAGCTTTTTAGAAAGTTGGATGCTAAACCTATAGAAAGAAAGGTTTTTAAGGAAATTCACAATAGAATTGGTAAAAATCTTAGGTTTATGATTAGTGGTGGTGCAAAGCTGAGCGAAGATGTATGGAGAGATTTTGAAGCCTTTGGGTTCAATATCTTGGAAGGATATGGATTAACAGAAACTTCTCCTTTAATTTCCGTTAACAGACCAGGCAAAAAAAAGATAGGAACTG encodes:
- a CDS encoding TIGR00282 family metallophosphoesterase codes for the protein MKVAFLGDVVGRPGRRAVHLWLEENRKEIDLCIVNGENSAAGFGLTEKVAKNLFSYGVDVLTGGNHTFDKKEIFQFIDNYPILRPANYPEGTPGKGYFLIEVKGKKILVISLMGRVFMECLDNPFFVFDKIVEENEADIVIVDFHAEATSEKQAFGFYVDGRATAVLGTHTHIQTADLRILPQGTLYITDAGMCGAVDAIIGMGKEEGIYRFIKQLPVKLKVPEKPERIQVSGVIFEVDKNGKIVNFERIFQIYKRSEDGSYTRWEGTL
- the folD gene encoding bifunctional methylenetetrahydrofolate dehydrogenase/methenyltetrahydrofolate cyclohydrolase FolD, giving the protein MAVILDGKALSKKIRNQLKEEVEELKEKAGREPALAVVLVGNDPASEIYVRNKIKACENVGIRSIDRKLPANITQEELNNVVRELNEDKTVDGIIVQLPLPEHLSCREVINYISPEKDVDGFHPVNVGKAVIGLYDEGLMPCTPAGVMKFFEEYNILLEGKNAVMVGHSNIVGKPLANMLLNANATVSVCHVYTNDLAYYTRNADILCVATGVPHLIKEDMVKEGAVVIDIGISRVNGKIVGDVDFERVKEKAAAITPVPGGVGPMTITMLLYNTVKAFKMRMGY
- a CDS encoding ATP-binding protein, with protein sequence MKVVSYIDQGLCIGCKICIEVCPMGVFVMSGEKAVVMNPEKCNGCEICVENCPVDAITLKWTDL
- a CDS encoding DUF4149 domain-containing protein, whose protein sequence is MFFFLKSLYLYCVALWVGSMFFFTVIGAPAAFKIFKKEEAGKYTGFIFPKYFVLGNLFGLLALVSFYILVKESMTIVAWLNLLFLLVMNMSNFINGFFITPRANSLKMEYYRTRDESYYNSFLKLHGVSMALNGLNLLLGFMIIGITSLYLTF
- a CDS encoding lipopolysaccharide assembly protein LapA domain-containing protein, with the translated sequence MTFKQYFYVLMVALIVIGVTLFALYNFQDVSVTIPFVGIFHTKVFVVIVFSFVAGFLAAGFLSLILKIVSIPSNIRSKRKESEVRSVSQTIKNSKEEKSGKGTM
- a CDS encoding RNA-binding S4 domain-containing protein, which encodes MRLDQFLKLSRIVKRRSQAKELCDLKVVKVNGQVAKPSREVKVGDTIEIDTVSRYVKFTVREIPSGKNVSKKKARELIEIIEDKKKDIREIIDLL
- a CDS encoding AMP-dependent synthetase/ligase, which translates into the protein MKTFLERVLENIEEFPEKELFVKKEKGKYTTLSYKDFEKQISTIQKGLESIGLEDRVAIFMENRPEWISGLFAVLFKGGIAVPVDYLLSSEELFNIFKDCQPKVVITSSQNIEKVKEAIKNIGYHINILNVDELEFQEKEEKIQFIKRDIENVIFILYTSGTTGNPKGVMLTVKNLNHNIKAVEKLNILNEKDRFVAILPFHHTYPLMTTALLPATLGLVLVFIEKLTPTDILSTINEQNVTILIGVPKLYQVIHHNIMVEIKKLPKIKRHVVLTALKLFRKLDAKPIERKVFKEIHNRIGKNLRFMISGGAKLSEDVWRDFEAFGFNILEGYGLTETSPLISVNRPGKKKIGTAGAPIDEVEVKTTERGEIIVRGPNVMKGYYNKPKETEIVIKDGWFYTGDLGFIDEEGFIHITGRAKEVIVLDNGKNVYPEDIEIEIVKSPYILEVGVFYQDGGLKALIRPDFELLMEEGINNFKDIKEFIKEEIHKRTKHFQSYKKVKEFKLIDRELPRTRIGKLRRFLLPQVWKEVE